One segment of Natronosalvus halobius DNA contains the following:
- a CDS encoding SDR family NAD(P)-dependent oxidoreductase, translated as MTVEQFHIDGDVALVTGASSGIGRTIAERFADDGVDVVICSREQGNVDPVAEAIQDSDRPGNALAVECDVTDSEAVAALLEATVETFGGLDVLVNNAGASFMATFDSISENGWRTILDINLTGTYLCTHAAADHLKDGGGIVVNLSSVAGVQGAPYMSHYAAAKAGVNALTSSLGFEWASEGVRVNAVAPGFVATKGVEAQMGIAADEVDRNEIDRRMGTVDEIADVVQFLASPASSYLVGQTLEAAGKPPIMENPDT; from the coding sequence ATGACGGTCGAACAGTTCCACATCGACGGCGACGTCGCACTCGTGACCGGCGCCTCGAGCGGCATCGGCCGGACCATCGCCGAGCGCTTCGCCGACGACGGCGTCGACGTCGTAATCTGCTCGCGGGAGCAGGGGAACGTCGACCCCGTGGCTGAGGCCATCCAGGACAGCGATCGACCGGGAAATGCACTCGCCGTCGAGTGCGACGTCACCGATAGTGAGGCCGTCGCGGCCCTCCTGGAGGCGACCGTCGAGACGTTTGGCGGACTGGACGTCCTCGTGAACAACGCGGGCGCCAGTTTCATGGCCACCTTCGACAGCATCAGCGAAAACGGCTGGCGGACGATCCTGGACATCAACCTCACCGGAACGTACCTGTGTACCCACGCGGCCGCCGACCACCTCAAGGACGGCGGCGGCATCGTCGTCAACCTCTCGAGCGTCGCCGGTGTCCAGGGCGCGCCGTACATGAGCCACTACGCGGCGGCGAAGGCCGGCGTCAATGCCCTCACGTCGTCGCTGGGCTTCGAGTGGGCGAGCGAGGGGGTGCGCGTCAACGCCGTCGCTCCCGGCTTCGTCGCGACGAAGGGCGTCGAGGCCCAGATGGGCATCGCGGCAGACGAGGTCGACCGCAACGAGATCGACCGACGGATGGGGACCGTCGATGAGATCGCCGACGTCGTTCAGTTCCTCGCCAGTCCCGCCTCGTCGTACCTCGTCGGTCAGACGCTCGAGGCCGCCGGCAAACCACCGATCATGGAGAACCCCGACACCTGA
- a CDS encoding tubulin/FtsZ family protein: MKLALIGFGQAGGKVVDAFCAFDETIGGHVVEAAITVNTATADLRGLEHVTPENRVLIGQSRVKGHGVGADNELGAEVAAADVDEIQTAIDRVPVHDLDAFLIVAGLGGGTGSGGAPVLATHLKRIYNEPVYGLGILPATDEGGIYTLNAARSFRTFTREVDSLLVFDNDAWRQTGESVGSGFERSNQELVERVGRLFAAGEVSSGDHVAESVVDASEIINTLENGVATIGYATQPVDSNTSGILDRVSGASSSTNFGTEHGATNRITSLVRKATLGRLTLPCSVASADKGLVVATGPPDELSRKGIERGRTWLEEETGSMEIRGGDYPRPGADEVGAIVLLSGVTDVPRIEQLQSVAVETKETTSAIRAEQTGGLESLLDTGGELDALF; this comes from the coding sequence ATGAAACTCGCACTCATCGGTTTCGGTCAGGCAGGCGGAAAGGTCGTCGACGCCTTCTGCGCGTTCGACGAAACGATCGGCGGCCACGTCGTCGAGGCGGCGATCACCGTCAACACCGCGACGGCCGACCTGCGCGGACTCGAGCACGTAACTCCCGAAAATCGCGTCCTGATCGGGCAGTCTCGCGTGAAGGGCCACGGTGTGGGCGCCGATAACGAACTGGGCGCCGAGGTCGCCGCGGCCGACGTCGACGAGATACAGACGGCAATCGATCGCGTGCCCGTCCACGACCTGGACGCCTTCCTGATCGTGGCCGGGCTGGGCGGCGGGACGGGATCGGGCGGTGCCCCCGTGCTCGCGACGCACCTCAAACGGATCTACAACGAGCCGGTGTACGGCCTCGGCATCCTCCCCGCGACGGACGAGGGCGGCATCTACACGCTCAACGCCGCTCGGTCGTTTCGGACCTTCACGCGCGAGGTCGATTCGCTGCTCGTCTTCGACAACGACGCCTGGCGCCAGACCGGCGAGTCGGTCGGGAGTGGGTTCGAACGGAGCAACCAGGAACTCGTCGAGCGAGTCGGTCGACTCTTCGCGGCGGGCGAAGTCTCGTCGGGCGACCACGTCGCCGAGAGCGTCGTCGACGCCTCCGAGATCATCAACACGCTCGAAAACGGCGTCGCCACGATCGGCTACGCGACCCAGCCCGTCGACTCGAACACGTCCGGAATCCTCGACCGCGTCTCCGGAGCCTCCTCGAGCACCAACTTCGGCACCGAACACGGGGCGACGAACCGAATCACGAGCCTCGTCCGAAAGGCGACGCTGGGCCGACTGACGCTCCCCTGTTCGGTCGCGAGCGCAGACAAGGGACTCGTCGTGGCGACGGGCCCGCCGGACGAACTGAGCCGGAAGGGAATCGAGCGTGGACGTACCTGGCTCGAGGAGGAGACCGGGAGCATGGAGATCCGCGGCGGCGATTACCCGCGACCGGGTGCCGACGAGGTGGGGGCCATCGTGCTCCTCTCCGGAGTCACGGACGTGCCACGCATCGAGCAACTCCAGTCGGTCGCCGTCGAGACCAAGGAGACGACCTCGGCTATTCGAGCCGAGCAGACCGGCGGCCTGGAGTCGCTGCTCGACACCGGCGGTGAACTCGACGCGCTGTTCTAG
- a CDS encoding ABC transporter substrate-binding protein translates to MDNRVRRRDVLATLGAAASASLAGCSEYIWSGTNGTSPDPISLEIKTVPTDDDVIAPKIANQLTDNLRTVGIDTDHVPLEEAELYREVLIERNYDIFIVRHPGIDEVDSLRSLLHSDFVGEQGWQNPFRFSDPTADNHLDSQREADGDERREIFDSLFTYLTQDDTAPYTVVAHHDHLGAVDADLSLSRIPFTPREYLEAVTNPPDDEIDRPLRAGLFGYQRTSRLNPLVVDLTDVQTILDLVYDPLVRKFEEEYVHWLANGIEWEESSGALEATVTLHDGLHWHDSEPIDAEDVRFTVDFLSDTSLGEAESPVTAPQLRGRQSLIDEVTVVGERTARIRFDDVSREVARWALTLPLLPEHVWYERSELVGDHQTAALNWDNSEPIGSGLFAFVESEDGESVTLELFEDHVLYEPESESESEDEDEDEDEPATDDPETEPESDGGTTNGTDDELEDEMDDELEDGDEDDQFDDEDASTEADAKFDGLEFRVLPNAGAALDALIDGDLDFIANQIPATRLDEVQDEESIRTTTQDTGAFYMIGYNLTHSSLGNPRFRGVISQLIDRENAVEAIFHGYARAPEAQSAFVGIPADQWDTDRYASGYAFPGQDGELDEEQARALFEEAGYNYVNGELVE, encoded by the coding sequence ATGGATAATCGGGTACGCCGGCGAGACGTCCTGGCCACGCTCGGGGCCGCTGCCAGCGCGTCCCTCGCCGGCTGTTCGGAGTATATCTGGTCGGGAACCAATGGCACCTCGCCCGACCCAATCTCACTCGAAATCAAGACCGTTCCGACCGACGACGACGTCATCGCTCCGAAAATCGCGAACCAGTTGACCGACAACCTCCGCACAGTCGGAATCGACACCGATCACGTCCCGCTCGAGGAAGCCGAACTCTACCGCGAGGTGCTAATCGAGCGAAACTACGACATCTTCATCGTCCGCCACCCCGGCATCGACGAAGTCGACTCGCTCCGGTCGCTCCTCCACTCGGATTTCGTCGGCGAGCAAGGTTGGCAGAACCCGTTTCGCTTCTCCGATCCCACGGCAGACAATCACCTCGATTCACAGCGCGAGGCGGATGGAGACGAACGACGCGAGATCTTCGACTCCCTGTTTACCTACCTCACCCAGGACGATACGGCTCCGTACACTGTCGTCGCCCACCACGACCACCTCGGCGCCGTCGACGCCGACCTCTCACTGTCCCGGATCCCGTTTACCCCGCGGGAGTATCTCGAGGCCGTCACGAATCCACCCGACGACGAGATCGACCGACCACTTCGTGCCGGACTGTTCGGCTATCAGCGCACGTCACGCCTGAACCCGCTCGTTGTCGACCTGACCGACGTCCAGACGATTCTGGACCTGGTGTACGATCCGCTCGTTCGGAAGTTCGAAGAGGAGTACGTCCACTGGCTCGCCAACGGCATCGAGTGGGAGGAATCCAGTGGCGCCCTCGAGGCGACGGTGACACTCCACGACGGCCTCCACTGGCACGACAGCGAACCAATCGACGCCGAGGACGTCCGGTTCACGGTCGATTTTCTCTCCGACACCTCGCTCGGAGAGGCCGAAAGCCCCGTCACGGCACCACAATTACGGGGTCGTCAGTCGCTGATCGACGAGGTCACCGTCGTCGGCGAGCGAACCGCCCGCATTCGCTTCGACGACGTCTCTCGGGAAGTGGCCCGATGGGCGCTCACGCTCCCCCTGCTGCCAGAACACGTCTGGTACGAGCGTTCGGAACTCGTCGGCGATCACCAGACCGCCGCCCTCAACTGGGATAACTCCGAACCCATCGGCTCCGGCCTGTTCGCGTTCGTCGAGTCCGAAGACGGGGAGTCAGTCACCCTCGAGTTGTTCGAGGACCACGTGCTGTACGAGCCCGAATCCGAATCTGAGTCCGAAGACGAAGACGAAGACGAAGACGAACCGGCGACGGACGACCCCGAGACGGAGCCTGAGTCAGACGGCGGAACCACCAATGGGACGGACGACGAACTCGAAGACGAGATGGACGACGAACTCGAAGATGGGGACGAGGACGATCAGTTCGACGACGAAGACGCGTCCACGGAGGCTGACGCCAAATTCGACGGCCTCGAGTTTCGCGTCCTGCCGAACGCCGGAGCCGCTCTCGACGCGCTGATCGACGGCGACCTCGACTTCATCGCCAATCAGATCCCGGCGACTCGACTCGACGAGGTCCAGGACGAAGAATCCATTCGGACGACGACCCAGGACACCGGGGCGTTCTACATGATCGGGTACAATCTGACCCACTCCTCGCTCGGCAATCCTCGGTTCAGGGGCGTGATATCGCAGTTGATCGACCGAGAAAATGCGGTCGAGGCGATTTTTCACGGGTATGCGAGGGCGCCAGAGGCCCAGAGTGCCTTCGTCGGCATCCCTGCCGACCAGTGGGACACCGACCGCTACGCTTCGGGGTACGCGTTCCCGGGCCAGGACGGTGAACTCGACGAGGAACAGGCACGCGCGCTGTTCGAGGAGGCTGGATACAATTACGTCAACGGCGAACTCGTCGAGTGA
- a CDS encoding phosphatase PAP2 family protein encodes MALEGVVLDLALGVGVMLCSATLVLIGPARFTRALRDAGSRFRNASLSLGALLGVLVLRWGASQSVPWASQDIMSWLQFRVVGRNITPLIDRFERELFAENPVIVLQSLESDLLTSFFVFSYLYGYAFLLLFPFVAYFSLQRMDRFNSLVLAFTANYAIGLLCYVLFIAYGPRNLLALDVVPLLYESYPQARFLTNEINQNTNVFPSLHTSLSVSVFFLALATRDEYPLWVPISGVLALSVVVSTMYLGIHWFSDVAAGIALAAVSVYIGLNFDLEKYRGPLLEAASRRTWRRVGGS; translated from the coding sequence ATGGCACTCGAAGGAGTCGTGCTGGACCTCGCGCTCGGCGTCGGCGTGATGCTCTGCTCCGCGACCCTGGTCCTGATCGGGCCGGCACGATTCACCCGCGCACTCCGGGATGCTGGCTCGCGGTTTCGAAACGCATCCCTCTCCCTCGGCGCCCTCCTCGGCGTGTTGGTCCTCAGATGGGGGGCCTCCCAGAGCGTCCCGTGGGCCTCCCAGGACATCATGTCGTGGTTACAGTTTCGCGTCGTCGGCCGAAACATCACGCCGCTGATCGACCGGTTCGAGCGGGAACTGTTCGCCGAGAACCCCGTCATCGTGCTCCAGTCGCTCGAGAGCGACCTCCTGACGTCGTTTTTCGTCTTCAGTTACCTCTATGGCTACGCCTTCTTGCTCCTGTTCCCATTCGTCGCGTACTTCTCGCTACAGCGAATGGACCGGTTCAATTCGCTGGTGCTCGCGTTTACGGCGAACTACGCCATCGGCCTGCTCTGTTACGTGTTGTTCATCGCCTACGGGCCGCGAAACCTGCTCGCCCTCGATGTCGTCCCGCTCCTTTACGAGTCCTATCCACAGGCCCGGTTCCTGACCAACGAGATCAACCAGAACACGAACGTCTTCCCCTCGCTTCACACGTCGCTGTCGGTGAGCGTCTTCTTCCTCGCACTGGCAACCCGCGACGAGTATCCGCTCTGGGTTCCCATCTCGGGCGTCCTGGCGCTGAGCGTCGTCGTCTCGACGATGTACCTCGGCATCCACTGGTTTTCGGACGTCGCGGCCGGGATCGCGCTCGCGGCCGTGAGCGTCTACATCGGGCTCAACTTCGACCTCGAGAAGTACCGAGGGCCGCTCCTAGAAGCCGCGTCGCGGCGGACCTGGCGGCGAGTGGGCGGGAGTTAG
- a CDS encoding sugar phosphate isomerase/epimerase family protein, whose translation MDIGVHTPPLYGESLEDAVAYLAERGVGAIEPGVGGYPGDTHLPRDEYLDDEDAQADLHALLEDHEMRISALATHNNPLHPDEERASEADTELREAIELADQLDVGTVTCFSGLPAGGPNDEVPNWITAPWPSEHADAHEYQWEVAREYWGDLAAYADDHGVDLAIEMHPNMLIYEPSGLFELREATNERVGANFDPSHLYWQGISITDAIRHLGKRDAIHHVHAKDTRIYEEESRVKGVLDTTAYDDEANRSWLFRSVGYGHGEGHWKDIVSTLRMVGYDDVLSIEHEDSLTSSTEGLEKAIELLERAVFTDQPGEAYWAE comes from the coding sequence ATGGACATCGGCGTACACACCCCACCGCTGTACGGTGAATCGCTCGAGGACGCCGTCGCCTACCTCGCCGAGCGGGGCGTCGGCGCGATCGAACCCGGCGTCGGCGGCTACCCGGGCGACACCCACCTGCCTCGAGACGAGTACCTCGACGACGAGGACGCGCAAGCGGACCTCCACGCGCTGCTCGAGGATCACGAGATGCGAATCAGTGCGCTCGCGACCCACAACAATCCGCTCCACCCGGACGAGGAACGGGCCAGTGAGGCGGATACGGAACTCCGAGAGGCGATCGAGTTGGCCGACCAGCTCGATGTCGGCACCGTCACCTGTTTCTCGGGTCTCCCCGCGGGTGGACCGAACGACGAGGTCCCCAACTGGATCACGGCGCCGTGGCCGAGCGAACACGCCGACGCCCACGAGTACCAGTGGGAGGTCGCCCGCGAGTACTGGGGCGACCTGGCCGCGTACGCGGACGATCACGGCGTCGATCTGGCGATCGAGATGCACCCGAACATGCTGATCTACGAACCCAGCGGCCTGTTCGAGTTGCGCGAGGCGACCAACGAGCGCGTCGGGGCGAACTTCGACCCCTCGCACCTCTACTGGCAGGGGATTTCGATCACGGACGCGATTCGCCATCTCGGGAAGCGCGACGCGATCCACCACGTCCACGCCAAGGACACCCGCATCTACGAGGAGGAGTCGCGCGTGAAAGGCGTCCTGGACACGACGGCCTACGACGACGAGGCCAACCGGTCGTGGCTGTTCCGCTCGGTGGGCTACGGACACGGCGAGGGTCACTGGAAGGACATCGTCTCGACGCTACGCATGGTCGGTTACGACGACGTGCTGAGCATCGAGCACGAGGACTCGCTCACGAGTTCGACGGAGGGCCTCGAGAAGGCCATCGAACTGCTCGAACGGGCGGTCTTCACGGACCAGCCGGGCGAAGCCTACTGGGCCGAGTGA
- a CDS encoding Gfo/Idh/MocA family protein, translated as MTPQHDRTTLRTGLVGLGNIGQYHTERLLDLGVPLVGGMDISAEARESFARRYDVDAYDDHTDLYDEVDAVIVTTPNKFHEEYTVAALERDVHVLVEKPLAHSLESARRIVDAAKASDAVCMVGFNNRFLNTVRIVRDRIERGDLGRVNHIEANYVRRRGVPGRGSWFTRRAVAGGGALIDLGVHAIDLALYLHEYPDVVEVNGVTRTEFGIQEEYAYLDMWGDDAGPDEFDVDDSASAFIRCADNRTISLEVAWATNRPPTHEFFVRGTEAAARFDFLEGDLSFYSASAAGPHHLEDTSVETAHNDTHADEQRAFFDAIVSGRSLEDSVDQAFAVQQVIDGIYRSSDLGKCVMDFESP; from the coding sequence ATGACGCCACAACACGACCGAACGACGCTTCGGACCGGCCTCGTCGGCCTCGGAAACATCGGGCAGTACCACACGGAGCGGCTGCTCGACCTCGGCGTCCCCCTCGTCGGCGGCATGGACATCTCCGCGGAGGCTCGGGAGAGCTTCGCGCGTCGCTACGACGTCGACGCGTACGACGACCACACCGACCTCTACGACGAGGTCGACGCCGTAATCGTCACCACGCCGAACAAGTTCCACGAGGAGTACACCGTCGCCGCGCTCGAGCGAGACGTGCACGTTCTGGTCGAGAAACCGCTCGCGCACTCCCTCGAGAGCGCCAGACGAATCGTCGACGCCGCGAAGGCGAGCGACGCCGTCTGCATGGTCGGGTTCAACAACCGCTTCCTGAACACCGTTCGAATCGTCCGCGATCGGATCGAACGCGGCGACCTCGGGCGGGTGAACCACATCGAGGCGAACTACGTCCGTCGGCGAGGCGTTCCCGGCCGCGGCTCCTGGTTCACCCGCCGGGCGGTCGCGGGCGGCGGTGCGTTGATCGACCTCGGCGTCCACGCCATCGACCTCGCACTCTACCTCCACGAGTACCCCGACGTCGTCGAGGTCAACGGCGTGACGCGAACCGAGTTCGGCATCCAGGAGGAGTACGCCTACCTCGACATGTGGGGCGACGACGCCGGGCCGGACGAGTTCGACGTGGACGACTCCGCCAGCGCCTTTATTCGCTGTGCGGACAACCGGACGATCTCGCTCGAGGTCGCCTGGGCGACGAACCGCCCGCCGACCCACGAGTTCTTCGTCCGCGGCACCGAGGCGGCCGCACGGTTCGACTTCCTCGAGGGGGATCTCTCGTTTTATTCCGCGAGTGCGGCCGGTCCACACCACCTCGAGGATACGTCCGTGGAGACGGCTCACAACGACACCCACGCCGACGAACAGCGCGCGTTTTTCGACGCCATCGTCAGCGGCCGGTCGCTCGAGGACAGCGTCGACCAGGCGTTCGCGGTGCAGCAGGTGATCGACGGGATCTATCGCTCGAGCGACCTGGGCAAGTGTGTGATGGATTTCGAGTCTCCTTGA
- a CDS encoding ABC transporter ATP-binding protein: MARVTLEHVTKRYEDVTAVDDMNLEIEDGEFVCLVGPSGCGKSTTMETIAGLTKPTEGEVYIGDVDVTNLPPKDRGVSMVFQNIALFPHMDVYENISFGLRLRKYDKDEIDRRVDQAADIVQLEGMLDRMPDEMSGGQRQRVAIARAIVREPDVFLMDEPLANLDAKLRVHMRTELQRLHKELDTTIIYVTHDQAEAMTMSDRIAVINAGELQQIDPPLVCYNEPANLFVAGFIGSPSMNFVEGELAEDGLRSEWFDVAFDPSTIEGVTVGDHVTLGVRPEDVHLADRTESLSTATREIPVTTDVLEPMGNEVFVYLRLADGPSRTMDEDVAGASTGELLMSLDPDTPIEEDQETSVVLDRSSIHLFDTRSGEALVHGIETLAEQSPGDDTTPTEAGSDSYS, from the coding sequence ATGGCACGCGTAACACTCGAACACGTCACGAAACGCTACGAAGACGTCACCGCGGTCGACGACATGAACCTCGAGATCGAAGACGGGGAGTTCGTCTGCCTCGTCGGCCCCTCGGGGTGTGGAAAGTCGACGACGATGGAGACCATCGCCGGCCTCACGAAGCCCACGGAGGGTGAGGTCTACATCGGCGACGTCGACGTCACGAACTTGCCGCCGAAGGATCGTGGGGTGTCGATGGTCTTCCAGAACATCGCGCTGTTCCCACACATGGACGTCTACGAGAACATCTCGTTCGGTCTCCGACTCCGGAAATACGACAAGGACGAGATTGACCGCCGGGTCGACCAGGCCGCCGACATCGTTCAACTCGAGGGCATGCTCGACCGAATGCCCGACGAGATGTCCGGGGGACAGCGCCAGCGCGTGGCAATCGCGCGGGCGATCGTCCGCGAGCCGGACGTCTTCCTGATGGACGAACCGCTGGCGAACCTCGACGCAAAGCTCAGAGTCCACATGCGGACCGAACTCCAGCGTCTGCACAAGGAACTCGATACGACGATCATCTACGTCACTCACGACCAGGCCGAGGCGATGACGATGTCCGATCGCATCGCCGTCATCAATGCGGGCGAACTCCAGCAGATCGACCCGCCGCTGGTCTGTTACAACGAGCCCGCCAATCTGTTCGTCGCCGGGTTCATCGGCTCGCCGTCGATGAACTTCGTCGAGGGCGAACTCGCCGAGGACGGCCTCCGAAGCGAGTGGTTCGACGTCGCGTTCGACCCGTCCACGATCGAGGGCGTCACGGTCGGCGACCACGTGACACTCGGCGTCAGGCCGGAGGACGTCCACCTGGCCGACCGAACCGAGTCGCTCTCGACCGCCACGCGGGAGATCCCCGTCACCACGGACGTCCTGGAGCCGATGGGCAACGAGGTGTTCGTCTACCTGCGCCTCGCGGACGGCCCGAGTCGAACGATGGACGAGGACGTCGCCGGCGCTTCGACGGGCGAGTTGCTCATGAGCCTCGATCCCGACACGCCGATCGAGGAAGACCAGGAGACCAGCGTCGTCCTGGATCGCTCGAGCATCCACCTCTTCGACACCAGGTCGGGCGAAGCGCTGGTTCACGGCATCGAGACGCTCGCCGAACAGTCCCCGGGCGACGACACGACGCCGACCGAAGCGGGGTCCGACAGCTACTCATGA
- a CDS encoding carbohydrate ABC transporter permease: protein MGVESGTGTPPRAESGTPDAASETRRGEAEDGGPLERWTRSVLTDSGSRDRLYRALFYVVAIFFLATTLFPFYWLLVLALTPNTDIIAGDWTLSFLGLEIPFPTPQAFRVESFVEVFEVIPFHLYVFNSFVLATITTIIVIMIASLAGYVFGRLEFPGRGALMLGILAISYFPPAAFLVPLFEAFTGNAVVIPFLGVELFQSPRLVNSPPSMVLPFSALFLPLAIFILTTFYAQIPDGLEDAARVEGTTRLGALFRVIMPLSAPGVATAAVLTFIAVYNEYFFSSIMAIGNQPQNWSPLVGGILSYQTQYSTEFNLMAAASIIGVLPVVILVVVAQERIVSGLTAGALKE from the coding sequence ATGGGGGTCGAATCGGGAACCGGAACGCCGCCTCGAGCCGAGTCCGGAACGCCCGACGCCGCGTCGGAAACTCGCCGCGGAGAGGCCGAGGACGGCGGCCCGCTCGAGCGCTGGACGCGATCGGTGCTCACCGACTCGGGGAGTCGGGACCGCCTCTACCGGGCGCTGTTTTACGTCGTCGCGATCTTCTTCCTGGCGACGACGTTGTTCCCCTTCTACTGGCTGCTCGTGCTCGCGCTGACGCCAAACACGGACATCATCGCGGGCGACTGGACGCTCTCGTTCCTGGGCCTCGAGATCCCGTTCCCGACGCCGCAGGCGTTCCGGGTGGAGTCGTTCGTTGAGGTCTTCGAGGTGATCCCGTTCCACCTCTACGTCTTCAACAGCTTCGTGCTGGCGACGATCACGACCATCATCGTCATCATGATCGCGAGCCTCGCCGGTTACGTCTTCGGGCGCCTCGAGTTCCCCGGCCGCGGGGCGCTCATGCTCGGGATCCTGGCGATTTCGTACTTCCCGCCGGCGGCGTTCCTGGTGCCGCTGTTCGAGGCGTTCACCGGCAACGCCGTCGTGATCCCGTTCCTGGGTGTCGAACTGTTCCAGTCGCCGCGGCTGGTCAACAGCCCGCCGTCGATGGTCCTGCCGTTCAGCGCGCTGTTCTTGCCGCTGGCGATTTTCATCCTGACGACGTTCTACGCCCAGATTCCCGACGGCCTCGAGGACGCGGCGCGCGTCGAGGGGACGACCCGGCTGGGAGCGCTGTTCCGGGTCATCATGCCGCTGTCGGCGCCCGGCGTGGCGACGGCGGCTGTGCTCACCTTTATCGCCGTCTACAACGAGTACTTCTTCAGTTCGATCATGGCCATCGGGAACCAGCCCCAGAACTGGTCGCCGCTGGTCGGCGGGATCCTGAGCTACCAGACCCAGTACTCGACGGAGTTCAACCTGATGGCGGCCGCGAGCATCATCGGGGTCCTGCCCGTCGTGATCCTCGTCGTCGTCGCCCAGGAACGCATCGTCAGCGGACTGACCGCCGGCGCACTCAAGGAGTAA
- a CDS encoding carbohydrate ABC transporter permease codes for MSTESSGPTRESRRTGPLVAITRWMENLGETGFAYLLLTPVFVLLGAIALYPLLRTLEMSLFTDLIGAGSGEFVGLDHYVSLFTGDADRWLPGSSTFLPTDLTGSAMFRSALMVTLIFTFVSVFFETIIGFGQALVLDQDFRGRSWVRVAIIIPWAIPIVIQGMIFYLMFHPSTGFAADLIARLGIVAQENTLNDPSSGLIIVTVADIWKTSAFMALLILAGLQSIDRSLYDVAKVAGATRWQQFKLITFPLIVPTLGIAILFRTIDAMRVYGLIDSTAGCTAVPSLTCMVVATFTTQRGLASAIAFVTAGIIGAVVLIVVYQQYKEGL; via the coding sequence ATGAGTACAGAATCGAGCGGCCCGACACGCGAATCGAGACGGACGGGACCGCTCGTCGCGATCACCAGGTGGATGGAGAACCTCGGCGAAACCGGCTTCGCCTACCTCCTGTTGACGCCCGTCTTCGTCCTCCTCGGGGCCATCGCGCTGTACCCGCTCTTGCGAACCCTCGAGATGTCGCTGTTCACGGACCTCATTGGCGCGGGATCTGGGGAGTTCGTCGGCCTCGATCACTACGTGAGTCTGTTTACCGGCGACGCGGACCGGTGGCTCCCCGGGTCGTCGACGTTCCTTCCGACCGATCTCACCGGGAGTGCGATGTTCCGGAGCGCCCTGATGGTGACGCTCATCTTCACGTTCGTGAGCGTCTTTTTCGAGACGATCATCGGATTCGGTCAGGCGCTCGTCCTGGATCAGGACTTTCGGGGCCGGAGCTGGGTTCGCGTGGCCATCATCATCCCGTGGGCGATCCCCATCGTCATCCAGGGGATGATCTTCTACCTGATGTTCCACCCGAGCACCGGGTTCGCCGCCGACCTGATCGCCCGGCTTGGCATCGTCGCCCAGGAGAACACGCTGAACGATCCCTCGAGCGGGTTGATCATCGTCACCGTCGCGGACATCTGGAAGACGTCGGCGTTCATGGCCTTACTCATCCTCGCGGGCCTCCAGAGCATCGACCGGAGCCTCTACGACGTCGCGAAGGTGGCGGGCGCCACGCGCTGGCAGCAGTTCAAGCTCATCACGTTCCCGCTCATCGTGCCGACGTTGGGCATCGCCATCCTCTTCCGGACGATCGACGCCATGCGCGTTTACGGTCTGATCGACTCGACCGCCGGCTGTACTGCCGTGCCATCGCTGACGTGCATGGTCGTCGCGACGTTCACGACCCAGCGCGGCCTCGCCTCGGCGATCGCGTTCGTCACGGCAGGCATCATCGGTGCGGTCGTGTTGATCGTCGTCTACCAGCAGTACAAGGAGGGGTTGTAG